The Nitrospirota bacterium genome contains a region encoding:
- a CDS encoding sigma-54-dependent Fis family transcriptional regulator, with product MVQAKILVVDDEKFITWSLKQHLEKEGYEVFTAESGEDGLEVFRTEIPDIILLDINLPGISGLETLEAIRKINKEVIVVIITAHGDIETAVSAIKLGAYDFVEKPFDLNRISVLIKKALETINLKREVIYLREEQYDKYSFNNIIGISKAMRDVISLAKKVADIDANIILIQGESGTGKNLIARAIHYHSPKASELFVEVTSTAIPEMLIESELFGYEKGAFTDAKASKKGLFEFASGGTIYLDEIGDMKPASQAKLLRVIEDRTFKRVGGLKDISVNVRIIAATNKNLEKAVKDGSFRADLYYRLKVIPIFIPPLRERKEDIIPLAMHYMKLFNKEFKKNVKGISPEAEKLLIDYPWHGNTRELKNVIERICILEDTDIIYPENIPSEIVDYADSFQTEPEAPAEEEKTMLRIPPEGLSLKNMEKDLVIKALQMVNGNQTRAARLLGISRDALRYKMQKFGLL from the coding sequence TTGGTTCAGGCTAAGATCCTTGTTGTCGATGATGAAAAGTTTATAACATGGTCCCTTAAGCAACATCTCGAAAAAGAGGGCTATGAGGTTTTTACTGCCGAATCAGGAGAAGACGGACTTGAAGTGTTCAGAACAGAAATCCCTGATATTATTCTCCTCGACATAAATCTGCCAGGCATCAGTGGCCTTGAGACCCTTGAGGCCATAAGAAAGATAAACAAGGAAGTTATCGTGGTTATTATAACTGCGCACGGGGATATAGAGACAGCGGTTTCTGCTATAAAGCTTGGGGCCTACGATTTTGTGGAGAAACCCTTTGATTTGAATAGAATATCTGTCCTCATTAAAAAGGCGCTGGAGACTATAAATCTGAAAAGGGAAGTCATTTATCTCAGGGAAGAGCAGTATGATAAATACAGCTTTAATAATATAATAGGCATTTCAAAAGCTATGAGGGATGTGATCTCCCTTGCAAAGAAGGTTGCAGATATCGATGCCAATATAATCCTAATTCAGGGCGAGAGCGGCACGGGGAAAAATCTTATAGCAAGGGCTATTCACTATCATAGTCCAAAGGCCTCCGAGTTGTTTGTTGAAGTGACATCTACCGCCATACCTGAAATGCTTATAGAAAGCGAATTATTCGGCTACGAAAAAGGGGCATTTACAGATGCAAAGGCCTCCAAAAAAGGGCTCTTTGAGTTTGCCAGCGGAGGCACAATTTATCTTGATGAGATAGGAGATATGAAGCCTGCCTCGCAGGCAAAGCTGCTGAGGGTTATAGAGGATAGGACATTTAAAAGAGTCGGCGGGCTGAAAGATATAAGCGTAAATGTAAGGATTATAGCCGCCACGAACAAAAACCTCGAGAAGGCTGTTAAGGACGGCAGCTTCAGGGCTGACCTTTATTATAGGCTTAAAGTTATTCCCATATTCATACCGCCGCTGCGGGAAAGAAAAGAGGACATCATACCGCTTGCAATGCACTATATGAAACTGTTTAACAAGGAGTTCAAAAAGAATGTAAAAGGCATCTCCCCTGAAGCCGAAAAACTGCTTATTGATTATCCGTGGCACGGCAATACGAGGGAGCTTAAAAATGTTATAGAGCGAATCTGTATTTTAGAAGATACGGATATAATATATCCTGAGAATATACCTTCAGAGATAGTCGACTATGCCGATTCATTTCAGACAGAGCCGGAAGCGCCTGCTGAAGAAGAAAAGACAATGCTTAGAATCCCTCCAGAGGGTCTTTCTCTTAAGAATATGGAAAAGGATTTGGTTATTAAGGCATTGCAGATGGTTAACGGAAATCAGACAAGGGCTGCAAGACTGCTCGGCATATCGAGGGATGCCCTCAGATATAAGATGCAGAAATTCGGACTGCTCTGA
- a CDS encoding cytochrome C: MKSRILVVMVVAIALLSAGAALAGISATKHNLSNTGSGTVKASAGQQNDEICVYCHTPHFANTGFTGAPLWNKATPTGSYTMYGTTIAGTTPDATPNGITKACLSCHDGVNAINSLVNQAGSGGVVTAGTNVAFGATPLGTALLMTGTSTNIGQTLADDHPVSITYTAGTASLKATTTVFGTSTLAALLRNGKVECSSCHDPHANTGDTTGQGTTAGALFLRLSNASSALCLSCHGK; the protein is encoded by the coding sequence ATGAAAAGTAGGATTTTAGTAGTAATGGTAGTAGCAATAGCGCTTTTAAGCGCAGGCGCAGCGCTGGCAGGCATATCAGCCACAAAGCATAATCTATCCAACACCGGTAGTGGCACAGTCAAGGCAAGCGCAGGCCAGCAGAACGACGAAATCTGCGTATACTGTCATACCCCTCACTTTGCTAACACAGGCTTTACAGGCGCCCCGCTATGGAACAAGGCGACTCCAACAGGTTCATACACAATGTATGGAACAACCATAGCAGGTACAACTCCTGATGCAACACCAAATGGTATTACCAAGGCATGTCTGAGCTGCCATGATGGCGTAAACGCTATCAACTCCTTAGTTAACCAGGCTGGTTCAGGTGGAGTTGTTACTGCCGGTACTAACGTAGCATTCGGTGCAACCCCTCTGGGAACAGCGCTCCTAATGACTGGGACATCAACCAATATCGGGCAAACCCTTGCAGATGATCATCCGGTTTCAATCACCTACACTGCTGGAACGGCAAGCCTGAAGGCAACCACGACTGTATTTGGTACTTCGACATTAGCAGCCCTCCTCAGGAACGGCAAGGTAGAATGCTCAAGCTGTCATGATCCCCATGCGAATACTGGAGACACAACCGGGCAGGGAACAACTGCAGGAGCATTATTTTTGAGACTAAGCAATGCATCCAGCGCACTTTGCCTCAGCTGTCACGGCAAATAA
- a CDS encoding HAMP domain-containing protein: MKLLGSVRIKLLFLSLLSVFVVTSLIVWSDIEDTKARLIDAQKEKAVLLSEVIKQSIMILMLENKWKELQSQIEDFTRNNPELKEVRIFHPVSGRIIVSNEREDMGKKIYEKDWDRFIRQEVSPFVIKKEGEIFATRVIPIENRPECYRCHSPKEKIRGVLDVEVSLAVAQQSIKELTYRHFAGLVIGFVMISLIFMVGGERLINRPLRDLMGVMKKVETGDLSARTKEGGKDEFGYLASVFNKMVKSLESAKRDLEVCHIQQMERAAKLASLGEVISGIAHEIKNPLAGISCAVQVFHSELSEDDSRKPIITEVLNQVNRLDRIVKDLLSYAKPKPLQFLPDKISNILEKALFFVYPEAKKHNVVINNNVSEDMPDILMDHDQMQQVFLNIVINAIQSMPNGGVLTIFASKKNRQEVENSIKRPIEGEKVLAVKLQDTGKGISSEDLQHIFEPFFTKKTKGTGLGLSISRKIVQEHGGEITVESKVGKGSIFTVYLPIKGS, translated from the coding sequence ATGAAGCTATTAGGCAGTGTCAGAATTAAGTTGTTGTTCCTCTCCCTTTTATCGGTCTTTGTAGTTACATCACTGATCGTCTGGTCGGACATAGAGGATACAAAGGCAAGGCTGATTGATGCGCAAAAGGAAAAGGCTGTTCTGTTGTCCGAGGTAATCAAACAGAGCATAATGATCCTTATGCTTGAAAACAAATGGAAAGAGCTCCAGAGTCAGATAGAGGATTTTACAAGAAATAATCCTGAATTGAAAGAGGTGAGGATATTCCATCCGGTAAGCGGTCGTATTATTGTTTCAAATGAAAGAGAAGATATGGGAAAGAAGATATATGAAAAAGACTGGGATAGGTTTATAAGGCAGGAAGTGTCTCCCTTTGTAATAAAAAAAGAGGGTGAGATATTTGCCACCAGGGTCATACCCATAGAGAACAGGCCTGAATGCTATAGGTGTCATTCTCCAAAGGAAAAGATACGGGGAGTTCTTGATGTGGAGGTTTCCCTCGCGGTAGCACAGCAGTCTATCAAAGAATTGACATACAGACATTTTGCAGGCCTTGTTATAGGCTTTGTCATGATAAGTTTAATTTTCATGGTTGGCGGAGAAAGGCTTATAAATAGGCCACTAAGGGACCTCATGGGAGTAATGAAAAAGGTGGAGACAGGAGATTTATCAGCGAGAACAAAAGAAGGCGGTAAAGATGAGTTTGGTTATCTCGCGAGTGTTTTTAATAAAATGGTTAAGTCTCTTGAATCGGCAAAAAGGGATTTAGAAGTATGCCATATACAGCAGATGGAAAGGGCTGCAAAACTTGCCTCCCTCGGCGAGGTTATTTCAGGGATTGCCCATGAGATAAAGAACCCTCTGGCAGGGATAAGCTGTGCGGTTCAGGTATTTCATTCCGAGCTTAGCGAGGACGACAGCAGAAAACCTATTATTACCGAGGTTTTAAATCAGGTAAACAGGCTCGACAGGATAGTGAAGGATCTCTTGAGTTATGCAAAGCCAAAGCCTTTGCAGTTTTTGCCTGATAAAATAAGCAATATTTTAGAAAAGGCACTTTTCTTTGTCTATCCAGAAGCCAAAAAGCACAATGTCGTCATAAACAACAATGTCTCGGAAGACATGCCTGATATATTGATGGATCACGATCAGATGCAGCAGGTATTTTTAAATATAGTAATAAATGCCATACAGTCCATGCCAAACGGCGGAGTTCTGACAATCTTCGCCTCAAAGAAGAACCGTCAGGAGGTAGAGAATTCGATAAAGAGACCCATAGAGGGCGAAAAGGTATTAGCAGTTAAGTTGCAGGATACAGGTAAGGGCATATCGTCTGAGGATTTGCAACACATCTTTGAACCGTTCTTCACCAAGAAGACCAAAGGCACTGGTCTTGGATTATCCATAAGCCGGAAGATTGTTCAGGAACACGGCGGCGAGATAACCGTTGAAAGCAAAGTTGGTAAGGGAAGCATATTTACGGTATACTTACCGATAAAAGGTTCATAG
- a CDS encoding cytochrome c3 family protein: MKYIVFALIIISSTLISHQIYALQTKECTACHISSNGGPVKKPLTELCVGCHRERIETGEHKVDIIPRYQVPQNLPLTKDGKITCITCHDQHSAEYMMLRFETMVLCNKCHKK; encoded by the coding sequence ATGAAATATATTGTTTTTGCTTTAATCATTATATCATCAACACTGATATCTCACCAGATATACGCGCTCCAGACAAAAGAATGCACAGCATGTCATATATCGTCTAACGGAGGCCCTGTAAAAAAACCGCTCACCGAGTTATGCGTCGGCTGTCATAGAGAGCGCATAGAAACAGGAGAGCACAAGGTGGATATAATTCCAAGGTATCAGGTTCCACAAAATCTTCCTCTCACTAAAGACGGCAAAATCACATGTATAACATGCCACGACCAGCACTCCGCAGAATATATGATGCTGCGATTTGAGACCATGGTTCTGTGCAACAAATGCCATAAAAAATAA